The following are from one region of the Bradyrhizobium septentrionale genome:
- a CDS encoding DUF6101 family protein, with translation MRRQTPTSGINSAGSSCALRLDPLSLPLSFHAQDARADGGMRQVELHREHVVLRRAVLGMRMAVNVRVSDFLGVALRGIDDAQMLVLVHRDPALSIPLGTSSDAEEIASAWQMWSDIFRLPQLTEPAPRQPAPRRRRRNAIRARRPKFLVRRRAGVQLNKASVHRDEREIIARN, from the coding sequence TTGAGGCGTCAAACACCAACAAGCGGAATCAATTCCGCCGGGTCGAGCTGCGCGTTGCGGCTCGACCCTCTTTCCCTTCCGCTTTCCTTCCACGCGCAGGATGCGCGCGCGGATGGCGGCATGCGGCAGGTCGAGCTTCATCGCGAACATGTCGTGCTGCGCCGTGCCGTTCTCGGCATGCGGATGGCAGTCAATGTTCGCGTCAGCGATTTCCTCGGCGTCGCATTGCGCGGCATCGACGACGCGCAGATGCTGGTGCTGGTTCACCGCGATCCCGCGCTCTCCATTCCGCTCGGCACCAGTTCGGATGCCGAGGAGATTGCGTCCGCCTGGCAGATGTGGAGCGACATCTTCCGTCTCCCGCAACTGACCGAGCCGGCGCCACGCCAGCCGGCCCCGCGCCGCCGTCGCCGCAACGCGATCCGCGCCCGCCGCCCGAAATTCCTGGTCCGCCGCCGCGCCGGCGTCCAGCTCAACAAAGCCAGCGTGCATCGCGACGAGCGCGAGATCATCGCACGAAATTGA
- a CDS encoding TldD/PmbA family protein gives MNPSPSASSSRHGDSSDLFDQSGLTDLAQRLVEAARRAGADAADAIAVRGVSQGVEVRDGRVEETERSEGDDVGLRVFVGQRQAVVSTNDISGDGIAKLAERAVAMARVAPDDKYVGLADPALHAHDFPDLDLLDRKVPTTAELEQRAIEAEAAALAVKGVSKSGGASASTGIGGMVLVTSTGFHGSYLRSSHGISTTAISGEGTGMERDYDFTSAPHGSDLDSPASVGRKAGERAVARSNPRKVETCKVPVVFDPRVAGSIVGHVVGAINGASIARKTSFLKDKLGEQLFSKNIRIIDDPLRVRGLRSQTFDAEGVKVKRTALIDEGVLTTWVLDSATARELGLVTTGHAHRGVSSSPSPGTYNLHLEPGAVTPKELISDIKQGFYVTDLIGSGVNGVTGDYSRGASGFWIENGEITYPVSEVTIAGHLLPMFKSLVAANDLEFRYGVNSPTLRIEGLTLGGR, from the coding sequence GTGAACCCTTCACCATCTGCATCGTCGTCGCGACACGGCGATTCCTCCGATCTGTTCGACCAATCCGGCCTCACCGACCTCGCGCAGCGTCTGGTCGAGGCCGCAAGGCGCGCCGGCGCAGACGCGGCCGATGCGATCGCGGTCCGCGGCGTCTCGCAAGGCGTCGAGGTGCGCGACGGTCGGGTCGAGGAAACCGAGCGCTCCGAAGGCGATGACGTGGGGTTGCGGGTGTTCGTCGGTCAGCGCCAGGCGGTGGTGTCGACCAACGACATCAGCGGCGACGGCATCGCAAAGCTTGCCGAGCGTGCGGTGGCGATGGCGCGCGTGGCGCCCGACGACAAATATGTCGGGCTGGCCGATCCTGCGCTCCACGCGCATGATTTCCCCGATCTCGATCTGCTCGACCGCAAGGTCCCGACCACGGCGGAGCTCGAGCAGCGCGCCATCGAGGCGGAGGCTGCGGCGCTCGCGGTCAAGGGCGTCAGCAAGTCCGGCGGGGCATCGGCCTCGACCGGGATCGGCGGGATGGTGCTGGTGACCTCGACCGGCTTTCACGGCTCCTATCTGCGCTCCAGCCACGGCATCTCGACGACCGCGATTTCCGGTGAGGGCACCGGCATGGAGCGCGACTATGATTTCACCAGCGCGCCGCATGGGTCCGATCTCGATTCACCCGCTTCCGTCGGCCGCAAGGCCGGCGAGCGCGCAGTGGCACGGTCGAACCCGCGCAAGGTCGAGACCTGCAAGGTGCCCGTGGTGTTCGATCCGCGGGTTGCCGGCTCGATCGTCGGCCATGTCGTCGGCGCCATCAACGGCGCCTCGATCGCGCGCAAGACCAGCTTCCTGAAGGACAAGCTCGGCGAGCAGCTGTTCTCCAAAAATATCCGCATCATCGATGATCCCCTGCGCGTACGCGGCCTGCGCTCGCAGACCTTCGATGCCGAGGGCGTCAAGGTGAAGCGAACGGCGCTGATCGACGAGGGCGTGCTGACGACCTGGGTGCTGGACTCGGCGACCGCGCGCGAGCTCGGCCTGGTCACGACGGGGCACGCGCATCGGGGCGTGTCGTCCTCGCCGTCGCCCGGCACCTATAATCTGCATCTCGAGCCCGGTGCGGTGACGCCGAAGGAATTGATCTCCGACATCAAGCAGGGCTTCTATGTCACCGACCTGATCGGTTCCGGCGTCAACGGTGTGACCGGCGATTACAGCCGCGGCGCGTCCGGCTTCTGGATCGAGAATGGCGAGATCACCTATCCGGTCAGCGAAGTGACCATCGCCGGGCATCTGCTGCCGATGTTCAAGTCGTTGGTCGCCGCCAACGATCTGGAATTCCGCTACGGCGTCAATTCGCCGACGCTGCGCATCGAGGGCCTGACGCTTGGCGGACGCTGA
- the hisG gene encoding ATP phosphoribosyltransferase, whose protein sequence is MSTPFVVAVPSKGRLQENAEGFFARAGLTLSKAGGARDYRGTISGVDNVEIAYLSASEIAANLARGSVHLGVTGEDLVRESIPDADKRVLMIEGLGFGYANVVVAVPQAWIDVRTMADLDDVASGFREQHNHRMRVATKYINLTRGFFAKHGVGDYRIVESAGATEGAPAAGTAELIVDITTTGATLAANGLKVLDDGVMLRSQANLVASRDADWSTGARETARVILDHIAARARASKYREVRTRFAGCNDALLSEAHNRFGVVAPFGGPTSSGMLTLHCPPGKLYALGSFLRDHGAETVSVVSLDYVYDRENPLFARLEAFLRQ, encoded by the coding sequence ATGAGCACGCCCTTCGTCGTCGCCGTCCCCTCCAAGGGACGCCTGCAGGAAAACGCGGAAGGCTTCTTCGCCCGCGCCGGGCTGACGCTGTCGAAGGCCGGCGGCGCGCGCGACTATCGCGGCACCATCTCAGGCGTCGACAATGTCGAGATCGCCTATCTCTCGGCGAGCGAGATCGCGGCCAATCTGGCGCGCGGTTCCGTGCATCTCGGTGTCACCGGCGAGGACCTGGTGCGCGAAAGCATTCCGGATGCCGACAAGCGCGTGCTGATGATCGAGGGCCTCGGCTTCGGCTATGCCAATGTCGTGGTCGCCGTGCCGCAGGCCTGGATCGACGTCCGCACCATGGCCGACCTCGACGACGTCGCCTCCGGCTTCCGCGAGCAGCACAATCACCGCATGCGGGTGGCGACCAAATACATCAATCTGACGCGCGGCTTTTTCGCCAAGCACGGCGTCGGCGACTATCGGATCGTGGAAAGCGCCGGCGCCACCGAAGGCGCGCCCGCGGCCGGCACCGCGGAACTGATCGTCGACATCACCACGACCGGAGCGACGCTCGCCGCCAACGGGCTCAAGGTGCTCGACGACGGCGTCATGCTGCGCAGCCAGGCCAATCTGGTGGCGTCGCGGGATGCCGACTGGTCGACCGGCGCCCGCGAGACCGCGCGCGTGATCCTTGACCACATCGCCGCCCGCGCCCGTGCCAGCAAGTATCGCGAGGTCCGCACCCGCTTTGCCGGCTGCAACGATGCGCTGCTCTCCGAGGCGCACAACCGTTTCGGCGTGGTGGCTCCGTTCGGCGGGCCGACCTCGTCGGGCATGCTTACGCTGCACTGCCCACCGGGGAAACTTTACGCGCTCGGCAGCTTCCTGCGCGACCACGGCGCCGAAACCGTGTCGGTGGTGTCGTTGGACTATGTGTACGACCGCGAGAACCCGCTGTTCGCCAGGCTCGAGGCGTTCCTGCGACAATAA
- the ubiA gene encoding 4-hydroxybenzoate octaprenyltransferase: MSDVSARVADSTGNWVDTHAPVWSRPYLRLARYDRPIGSWLLLMPCWWSAALAAGVAHDVRSLPLVVLLFFIGAFVMRGAGCTWNDITDRDLDAKVERTWSRPIPAGQVTVTQAVVFMVLQALIGLAVLLQFNRFAVMTGIASLLIVAIYPFMKRITWWPQVVLGLAFSYGALMGFAVTLERIDATAIALYAGSIAWVIAYDTIYAHQDAEDDALIGVKSTARLFGARTHRALVIFYGLAVLLIGAAFALAGARWPAWIGLAAFALHLAWQVRRLDTSDPALCLRIFKSNRDAGFILFASLVVDAVMRAG; encoded by the coding sequence ATGAGCGACGTTTCCGCCCGCGTTGCCGACTCCACAGGCAACTGGGTGGACACTCATGCGCCGGTCTGGTCGCGGCCCTATCTGCGGCTTGCGCGCTACGACCGGCCGATCGGCTCCTGGCTGCTATTGATGCCGTGCTGGTGGTCGGCGGCGCTCGCCGCCGGCGTCGCGCATGATGTCCGCTCCTTGCCGCTCGTCGTGCTGCTGTTCTTCATCGGCGCCTTCGTGATGCGCGGCGCGGGCTGCACCTGGAACGACATCACCGATCGCGATCTCGACGCCAAGGTCGAGCGCACTTGGTCGCGGCCGATCCCGGCCGGGCAGGTGACGGTGACGCAGGCGGTGGTCTTCATGGTGCTGCAGGCGCTGATCGGGCTTGCGGTGCTGCTGCAGTTCAACCGCTTTGCGGTGATGACCGGCATCGCTTCGCTTCTGATCGTCGCGATCTACCCGTTCATGAAGCGGATCACCTGGTGGCCGCAGGTCGTGCTCGGCCTCGCCTTCTCCTACGGCGCGCTGATGGGATTTGCGGTGACGCTCGAACGCATCGATGCAACTGCGATTGCGCTCTACGCCGGATCGATCGCCTGGGTGATCGCCTACGACACCATCTACGCCCATCAGGACGCCGAGGATGACGCGCTGATCGGCGTCAAATCCACCGCGCGCCTGTTCGGCGCACGCACCCACCGCGCGCTGGTGATCTTCTATGGTCTCGCCGTGCTGCTGATCGGCGCCGCGTTCGCGCTCGCGGGCGCACGCTGGCCGGCCTGGATCGGCCTTGCAGCATTTGCGCTGCATCTCGCCTGGCAGGTCCGCCGGCTCGACACCAGCGATCCCGCGCTCTGCCTGCGCATCTTCAAGTCCAACCGCGACGCCGGCTTCATCCTGTTCGCGAGCCTTGTCGTCGATGCGGTGATGCGCGCGGGGTAG
- a CDS encoding 16S rRNA (uracil(1498)-N(3))-methyltransferase has protein sequence MPELDFRSPRLFVDAPLGAGATIALERDQSNYLGNVLRLGTGDGVLVFNGRDGEWRAEIGGRKRPDTLAIITRTRAQDRLPDVAYVFAPLKHARLDYMVQKAVEMGAARLVPVLTRFTQVSRVNGERMRANVIEAAEQCGIISLAEVADPLPLERFLSGRDQARLLVFCDEAAEVANPVQALQAANAAQAGIDVLIGPEGGFAEEERTLLLRQPNLLRLALGPRILRADTAAVAALALVQAALGDWGGVSEGRTGGRVPSAARGEGA, from the coding sequence ATGCCTGAACTCGATTTTCGCAGCCCCCGCCTGTTTGTCGATGCGCCGCTTGGCGCCGGCGCGACCATCGCGCTCGAACGCGACCAGAGCAACTATCTCGGCAACGTGCTGCGGCTCGGCACCGGCGACGGCGTGCTGGTGTTCAACGGCCGCGACGGCGAATGGCGCGCCGAGATCGGTGGCCGCAAGCGCCCCGACACCCTCGCGATCATCACGCGGACCCGCGCGCAGGACCGCCTGCCCGACGTCGCTTACGTGTTCGCGCCGCTGAAGCATGCGCGGCTCGACTACATGGTGCAGAAGGCGGTCGAGATGGGCGCCGCACGGCTGGTGCCGGTGCTGACCCGCTTCACCCAGGTGTCGCGGGTCAATGGTGAGCGGATGCGCGCCAATGTGATCGAGGCCGCCGAGCAATGCGGGATCATTTCGCTCGCCGAGGTCGCCGATCCGCTCCCGCTGGAACGCTTCCTCTCCGGGCGCGACCAGGCGCGCCTGCTGGTGTTCTGCGACGAGGCCGCCGAGGTCGCGAACCCGGTGCAGGCGCTGCAGGCGGCAAATGCGGCGCAGGCCGGGATCGATGTGCTGATCGGCCCGGAAGGCGGCTTTGCCGAGGAGGAGCGCACCCTGCTGCTGCGCCAGCCCAACCTCCTCCGCCTCGCACTCGGCCCGCGCATCCTGCGCGCCGACACCGCGGCCGTCGCCGCACTGGCCCTAGTGCAGGCGGCGCTCGGGGATTGGGGAGGTGTTAGTGAAGGACGCACCGGCGGAAGGGTTCCCTCCGCCGCAAGGGGGGAGGGAGCCTGA
- a CDS encoding ATP phosphoribosyltransferase regulatory subunit: MTEAAAPRSAAGSADWADALLASFAQAGYLRSEPAILQPAEPFLDLSGEDIRKSLYLTTDPSGEELCLRPDLTIPVARDYLASNRAGQPAGFSYLGPVFRYRGGQPSQFLQAGIESFGRQDRAAADAEMLALALEATTAFGLSDVEIRTGDVALFNALIDALELYPVWRRRLIKDFNRKVSLTDDIEQLTLATAPGRNEYEGVLAALAGSDRKAALALVTDLMSIAGTTNVGGRTVAEIADRFLEQSTLKGGALPRDAVAIIKRFLAISGDPDDAAAQLRALANDAKLNLAAAIDQLESRVGFMAARGIDTRKTRFSTAFGRGLDYYTGFEFELHAKGNGAEPLVAGGRYDGLMTQLGSASPIPAVGFSVWIEAMTRHGKALRGGAQ; the protein is encoded by the coding sequence ATGACCGAAGCTGCCGCACCACGATCCGCCGCCGGATCCGCCGACTGGGCGGATGCGTTGCTGGCCTCGTTCGCGCAGGCTGGGTATCTCCGGTCCGAGCCCGCGATCCTGCAGCCGGCCGAGCCGTTCCTCGACCTCTCCGGCGAAGACATCCGCAAGAGCCTGTATCTGACGACCGACCCGAGCGGCGAGGAGCTCTGCCTGCGCCCGGACCTCACGATCCCGGTGGCGCGCGACTACCTCGCCTCCAACAGGGCCGGCCAGCCGGCCGGCTTCAGCTATCTCGGGCCGGTGTTCCGCTATCGCGGCGGCCAGCCCAGCCAGTTCCTGCAGGCCGGTATCGAATCGTTCGGGCGGCAGGACCGCGCCGCGGCCGACGCGGAGATGCTGGCGCTGGCGCTGGAGGCGACCACGGCGTTCGGCTTGAGCGATGTCGAGATCCGCACCGGCGACGTCGCGCTGTTCAACGCGCTGATCGATGCGCTGGAGCTTTACCCGGTGTGGCGGCGCCGGTTGATCAAGGATTTCAACCGCAAGGTTTCGCTGACCGACGACATCGAGCAGCTGACCCTCGCGACCGCGCCGGGCCGCAATGAATATGAGGGCGTGCTCGCGGCTCTTGCCGGCTCCGACCGCAAGGCGGCGCTGGCGCTGGTCACCGATCTGATGTCGATCGCCGGCACCACCAATGTCGGCGGACGCACGGTCGCCGAGATCGCCGACCGCTTCCTCGAGCAATCGACGCTGAAGGGTGGCGCGCTGCCGCGCGACGCGGTCGCCATCATCAAGCGCTTCCTCGCGATATCGGGCGATCCCGACGACGCGGCCGCGCAGCTGCGCGCGCTGGCCAACGACGCCAAGCTCAACCTCGCCGCCGCGATTGACCAGTTGGAGAGCCGGGTCGGCTTCATGGCGGCGCGCGGCATCGACACCAGAAAGACGCGGTTCTCGACCGCGTTCGGCCGCGGCCTCGACTATTACACCGGCTTCGAATTCGAGCTGCACGCCAAGGGCAACGGCGCCGAGCCGCTGGTCGCGGGCGGTCGCTATGATGGGCTGATGACGCAGCTCGGCTCGGCAAGCCCGATCCCGGCGGTCGGCTTCTCGGTCTGGATCGAGGCGATGACCCGGCATGGCAAGGCCCTCCGCGGAGGTGCCCAATGA
- a CDS encoding 3'(2'),5'-bisphosphate nucleotidase CysQ, whose amino-acid sequence MADADTDDWTKARDAALLTRSVQEAGRLALSLFRTELKNWTKGASSPVSEADIAVNDLLEQQLRSATPAYGWLSEESADNTARLGKRFTWIVDPIDGTRAYLAGREDWCVSVALVENAAPVLAAVYAPVSEEFFFAARGQGATLNDSAVHATAGTEFDFPRMAGPKPLVQRLSPTSDEITLFPRIGSLALRLCRVAQGRLDAAFAGGQSRDWDLAAANLIVQEADGKMTALSGEAIEYNRREVTHGVLVAAGRERHARIVEHFRSRPLP is encoded by the coding sequence TTGGCGGACGCTGATACGGACGACTGGACCAAGGCGCGCGATGCTGCCTTGCTGACCCGGTCGGTGCAGGAGGCCGGCCGGCTCGCGCTGTCGCTGTTCCGCACCGAATTGAAGAACTGGACCAAGGGCGCGTCCTCGCCGGTCTCCGAGGCCGACATCGCGGTCAATGACTTGCTGGAACAGCAGCTGCGTTCGGCAACGCCAGCCTATGGCTGGCTGTCGGAGGAAAGCGCCGACAACACGGCCCGGCTCGGCAAGCGCTTCACCTGGATCGTCGATCCGATCGACGGCACCCGCGCCTATCTCGCCGGCCGCGAGGACTGGTGCGTCAGTGTGGCGCTGGTTGAAAATGCAGCTCCGGTGCTCGCGGCGGTCTATGCGCCGGTGAGCGAGGAATTCTTCTTTGCCGCGCGCGGGCAGGGCGCGACGCTGAACGACAGCGCCGTGCATGCAACCGCAGGCACTGAATTCGATTTCCCCCGCATGGCCGGACCGAAGCCGCTGGTGCAGCGGCTAAGCCCGACATCGGACGAGATCACGCTGTTTCCGCGGATCGGATCGCTGGCGCTCAGGCTGTGCCGTGTAGCACAAGGTCGACTTGACGCCGCCTTTGCGGGCGGGCAAAGCCGCGACTGGGATCTTGCCGCCGCGAATTTGATCGTGCAGGAAGCGGATGGTAAGATGACCGCGCTCTCGGGGGAAGCGATTGAGTACAATCGCCGGGAGGTGACGCATGGGGTGCTGGTGGCAGCAGGACGCGAACGTCATGCACGCATTGTCGAGCATTTTCGCAGCCGTCCATTGCCGTGA
- a CDS encoding DUF4170 domain-containing protein encodes MSDNAQPQLLHLVIGGELTDLEHNTFKNLDEVEIVGVYPNYATAHAAWKAKAQQTVDNAQMRYFVVHLHRLLDPEQDTKHSH; translated from the coding sequence ATGTCAGACAATGCCCAGCCGCAGCTGCTCCACCTCGTCATCGGCGGCGAGTTGACCGATCTCGAGCACAACACCTTCAAGAACCTGGACGAAGTCGAGATCGTCGGCGTCTATCCGAACTATGCGACCGCCCATGCGGCCTGGAAGGCGAAGGCGCAGCAGACCGTGGACAACGCCCAGATGCGCTATTTCGTCGTTCACCTCCACCGGTTGCTCGATCCTGAGCAGGACACAAAGCACTCCCATTGA
- a CDS encoding lysophospholipid acyltransferase family protein, which yields MKRLLRDLLRSGFVQRVLGVLAAEYLRLVWHTNRFSYQPPDVYGIVEPLMPAIFVFWHGQHFMTPFIKTKESYRAKVLISRHRDGEFNALAVERLGIGTIRGSGDHSGAFHRKGGVGAFLEMVRTLEDGCNMATTADVPKRARVAGLGAIMLARESGRPIIPFAMVTSRFIRLKNWDSTTINLPFGRGAVVGIEPVYVPPDADAATMEKLRQRVENLLNEATRRAYAAVGRPEATLG from the coding sequence TTGAAACGACTACTTCGCGATCTGCTGCGCAGCGGCTTCGTGCAGCGCGTGCTGGGTGTGCTTGCGGCCGAGTATCTGCGGCTAGTCTGGCACACCAACCGCTTCAGCTACCAGCCTCCTGACGTGTACGGGATCGTCGAGCCCTTGATGCCGGCGATCTTCGTGTTCTGGCACGGCCAGCACTTCATGACGCCGTTCATCAAGACCAAGGAGAGCTACCGTGCCAAGGTCCTGATCTCCCGCCACCGCGACGGCGAGTTCAACGCGCTGGCGGTGGAGCGGCTCGGGATCGGCACGATCAGAGGTTCCGGCGACCATTCCGGCGCGTTCCATCGCAAGGGCGGCGTCGGCGCTTTCCTTGAGATGGTTCGGACGCTGGAAGACGGCTGCAACATGGCGACCACGGCCGACGTGCCGAAGCGGGCGCGGGTGGCGGGTCTCGGCGCCATCATGCTGGCGCGGGAGAGCGGCCGGCCGATCATCCCCTTTGCGATGGTCACCAGCCGATTCATCCGGTTGAAAAACTGGGATTCGACCACCATCAATTTGCCATTCGGGCGCGGCGCAGTGGTAGGTATTGAGCCGGTCTATGTGCCGCCCGATGCCGATGCCGCGACGATGGAAAAGCTTCGGCAGCGCGTGGAGAACCTGCTCAACGAAGCGACCCGACGCGCCTATGCAGCCGTCGGGCGGCCGGAGGCAACGCTTGGCTAG
- a CDS encoding IS110 family transposase, whose amino-acid sequence MNQIIRIGIDTSKYIFVLHGVDAREQVALRKKLSRKQVLEFFAKLPPTVIGMEACGASQHWARELSKLGHEVKLMAPQLVKPYVMRNKNDGRDAEGLCEAMSRPSMRFVPVKTAEQQAALMLMGVRDGLIVRRTQLTNTIRGHAAEYGLIAPKGLDAIEPLLARIAQDETLPVLARELFVVLGRERIRLEGELEAIEAKLMAWHRADATGRRLAQIPSVGPIVATALVMKTPDPRAFRSGRHFAAWLGLTPKDHSTAGKTRLGKITRAGDEDLRRLLVVGATAVIQQAGRGRGHHSRWLLALIKRKPPKLAAVALANKVARIAWKLMATGESYEAARMNPMTAAA is encoded by the coding sequence GTGAACCAGATTATCCGCATTGGGATTGATACGTCGAAGTATATTTTTGTGTTGCATGGGGTTGATGCGAGGGAGCAGGTGGCGCTGCGCAAGAAGCTGTCGCGCAAACAGGTGCTGGAGTTCTTCGCCAAATTGCCGCCGACCGTGATCGGGATGGAGGCATGCGGGGCTTCGCAACATTGGGCGCGGGAGCTTTCCAAGCTCGGTCACGAGGTGAAGCTGATGGCACCGCAATTGGTTAAGCCCTACGTGATGCGGAACAAGAATGACGGGCGGGATGCAGAAGGTCTGTGTGAAGCGATGAGCCGGCCGAGCATGCGCTTCGTGCCGGTGAAGACGGCCGAGCAGCAGGCTGCGCTGATGCTGATGGGTGTCCGCGACGGATTGATCGTCCGGCGCACCCAGCTGACCAATACGATACGCGGCCATGCGGCGGAGTATGGCCTGATCGCACCCAAGGGATTGGACGCGATCGAACCACTGCTGGCGCGGATTGCGCAGGACGAGACGCTTCCCGTTCTGGCGCGCGAGCTGTTTGTGGTGCTGGGCCGGGAGCGCATCAGGCTCGAGGGTGAGTTGGAGGCGATTGAGGCCAAGCTGATGGCCTGGCACCGCGCCGATGCCACGGGCCGGCGCTTGGCTCAGATCCCCTCGGTCGGTCCGATCGTTGCAACCGCGCTGGTGATGAAGACACCTGATCCGCGCGCGTTCCGTTCTGGTCGTCATTTTGCGGCCTGGCTGGGATTGACACCCAAGGACCACTCCACCGCTGGCAAGACCAGGCTTGGCAAGATCACGCGGGCGGGCGATGAGGACCTGCGCCGTCTGCTGGTGGTCGGGGCCACAGCGGTGATCCAGCAGGCCGGGCGGGGACGCGGTCATCACTCGCGCTGGCTGCTGGCGCTGATCAAGCGCAAGCCGCCGAAGCTTGCGGCCGTGGCGCTCGCCAACAAAGTGGCCCGTATCGCCTGGAAGCTGATGGCGACGGGCGAGAGTTACGAGGCGGCACGGATGAATCCCATGACAGCCGCCGCCTAA
- a CDS encoding IS1182 family transposase yields the protein MSKYFRPWNIDQTLLLPPNVQDFVPKGHVSRFMVDLVRESLDLREIMGSYVSGLGQPPFDPRMMVALLLHSYASGLYSSRRIAKACRERNDFVMIVALDAPDFRTISDFRKRHLKALGALFVQVLKLCETAGLVKLGHVALDGTKIKANASKHKAMSYERMKKREAELKAEVARMLAAAEAADASEDETFGNSDELPDWTVDKQKRLAKIQQAMAALEADAKLAAEEERRIEAEKEQQRQAEGRKKPGKPAALPSEEPNPKAQRNFTDPESRIMKSKDGFVQAYNAQAAVDAHAQIIVAQELTQHGSDQGQLVPLIEAIESNLGRKPRQASADSGYCSEANLEALDTRSIDGYVAPGRAKHPTVANGKVGGPLTQAMRKKIDDGGFETPYRLRKQVVEPVFGQIKQARGFRQFLLRGIEKVRAEWTMICTVHNLLKLFNLANAA from the coding sequence ATGAGCAAGTATTTTCGGCCTTGGAACATCGATCAGACGCTGCTTCTGCCGCCGAATGTGCAGGACTTCGTGCCGAAAGGCCATGTCTCGCGGTTTATGGTTGATCTGGTGCGGGAGAGCCTCGATCTCAGGGAGATCATGGGCAGCTATGTGAGCGGGCTTGGGCAGCCGCCGTTTGATCCGCGGATGATGGTGGCGCTGCTGCTGCATAGCTATGCGAGTGGGCTGTATTCGTCGCGTCGGATTGCCAAGGCCTGCCGGGAGCGGAACGATTTTGTGATGATCGTGGCGCTGGATGCGCCGGATTTTCGGACGATCAGCGACTTTCGCAAGCGACATTTGAAGGCGCTCGGCGCGCTATTCGTGCAGGTTCTGAAGTTGTGCGAGACGGCCGGGCTGGTCAAGCTCGGTCATGTCGCGCTGGATGGTACGAAGATCAAGGCGAACGCGTCGAAACACAAGGCGATGAGTTATGAGCGCATGAAGAAGCGCGAGGCGGAATTGAAGGCCGAGGTCGCTCGCATGCTGGCGGCCGCCGAGGCGGCGGATGCCTCGGAGGATGAGACTTTCGGCAACAGCGACGAACTGCCGGACTGGACCGTCGACAAGCAGAAACGGCTGGCGAAGATCCAGCAAGCGATGGCGGCGCTGGAAGCGGACGCCAAACTGGCGGCGGAGGAAGAGCGCCGCATCGAGGCCGAAAAGGAACAGCAGCGCCAGGCCGAAGGCCGCAAGAAGCCGGGCAAACCGGCGGCGCTGCCATCGGAGGAACCCAATCCCAAGGCGCAACGCAACTTCACCGATCCGGAAAGCCGCATCATGAAGTCGAAGGATGGCTTCGTTCAGGCCTATAATGCCCAGGCGGCCGTCGATGCACATGCCCAGATCATTGTCGCGCAAGAACTGACCCAGCACGGCAGCGATCAGGGCCAGTTGGTGCCCCTGATCGAGGCCATCGAGAGCAATCTTGGCCGCAAGCCGCGGCAGGCCTCAGCGGATTCCGGCTACTGCAGCGAAGCCAATCTCGAAGCGCTCGACACACGCAGCATCGATGGCTATGTCGCGCCCGGACGCGCCAAACACCCGACAGTAGCGAACGGAAAAGTCGGCGGCCCGCTGACACAGGCCATGCGAAAGAAGATCGACGATGGCGGCTTCGAAACACCCTACCGATTGCGAAAGCAAGTGGTGGAGCCGGTGTTCGGGCAGATCAAACAGGCAAGAGGCTTCCGCCAGTTCCTGTTGCGGGGCATCGAGAAAGTGCGCGCCGAGTGGACAATGATCTGCACCGTCCATAACCTCCTCAAGCTGTTCAACCTCGCAAACGCAGCCTGA